The DNA sequence CGTCAACACCTACCTGCAAACCCTGACCGGCGCGGATTTCACCGCCAAGGATTACCGGACCTGGGCCGGCAGCGCCCTGGCATTGGCGGTCCTGCGGGAATTGCAATGGGAGTCCGAGACCGAGGCCAAACGGCATGTGGTCGAGATGGTGAAGGGCGTCGCCCGCCAACTGGGCAATACGCCGGCAGTCTGTCGCAAGTGCTACATCCACCCGGCGGTGGTCGAGCATTTCATGCTCGGGGCTCTGGCCGAGCTGCCGAAACCGCGCATCCGCAAGGGCCTGCGCAAGGAAGAAGTCGCGCTGGCGCTGTTCCTTGAGCGAATGCTCGAGAAGGCAGACACGCCTTGAAGCCTTCGACCGTCTCGACTAGGCTACGCCCTCCCACATCCCCAGGACGACCGCAGAAGTGAACAACTAAGCCTTCAAAAATGTAATCGCGACACGCCCTTCATGGCGCTTGTCAGTGTTCACGACATTTTTTGGAGGTGCCGATGACTCACGTCTCGCGTACGCCTGCTCTCGTCTCCGTGAATCAACTGGGTTTTCAGTTCGCCAATGGCGAGACGATCTTCACTGCACTCAATCTGAAATTCGATCACACCCCGACCGCCATTGTCGGGCGCAACGGCGTTGGCAAAAGCGTGCTGGCGCGCCTGATCGCCGGACATTGGCAACCTACCAACGGCAGCGTGACGCGCGCCGTGGCGACGACCTACGTGGCACAAACCTTTGTCGCGACACCCGGCGAGACGGTCGCCGAGTCCACCGGCAGCGTCGCGATTCTTCAGGCGCTGGAGCGAATGAACCGGGGCTGCGGATCAGTCAAGGATTTCGACCTCATTGGCGAACAATGGGATCTGGCGCAGCGTCTGCGGCGCATGCTCGATGACGCCGGGCTGACAGAAGTTGCCTTCACCGATCACACCGGCAACCTCAGTGGCGGCCAGCAAGCGCGCATCGCCCTGATTGGCGCGTTTATGAGTCAGGCTCCTCTGCTGGTCCTCGATGAGCCGACGAACCATCTGGACGCATCGGGACGGCAATGGCTGATGAACTCGCTGGAGCGCTGGCAAACTGGTTTGATCGTCGTGAGCCATGATCGGCAACTGCTCGACCGGATGCAGCGGATCGTCGAATTGAGCGCGTCGGGTGCAATTGAATTCGGTGGCAATTACTCGGCATTCCGCGAGCATCAGCGAATCCATCAAGCCGCGGCGCAAGCACGTCTCGACCACGCCAGAAGCGAACGCCAGCGCGAGCGGAATCGGCTACGGCGCGAACACGACACGATACAGCGCCACGCTGCCAACTCTCGACGCAACGCCGAAACCGCCAACATTGCCAGTTTCGAATACGTGGCGATCAAGGGCGCCGCCCGGGAAATCATGGGGCATGTCCGTCAGGGTCATCAGGCCCGCAAGTCAGAGCTCGATGCCCAGGTACG is a window from the Pseudomonas gozinkensis genome containing:
- a CDS encoding ATP-binding cassette domain-containing protein, producing the protein MTHVSRTPALVSVNQLGFQFANGETIFTALNLKFDHTPTAIVGRNGVGKSVLARLIAGHWQPTNGSVTRAVATTYVAQTFVATPGETVAESTGSVAILQALERMNRGCGSVKDFDLIGEQWDLAQRLRRMLDDAGLTEVAFTDHTGNLSGGQQARIALIGAFMSQAPLLVLDEPTNHLDASGRQWLMNSLERWQTGLIVVSHDRQLLDRMQRIVELSASGAIEFGGNYSAFREHQRIHQAAAQARLDHARSERQRERNRLRREHDTIQRHAANSRRNAETANIASFEYVAIKGAAREIMGHVRQGHQARKSELDAQVREAYAKVQPEDSVLINLPGSAVPNNRQICTLIDARLPWLPNGALSLTIHGPMRIAVSGPNGCGKSTLLKVLAGELSPVDGAATTHVPFAFLDQQLAQLDDQRSITEQLMMQGAALTEGTLRSYLAHLQLDASRATAPCVSLSGGERLKAALALALWRADPAQLLLLDEPTNHLDLPSVEAFERAVQAFLGAIVAVSHDQDFLSALNPTHHLRWLPSGWQLHPTN